The proteins below come from a single Clupea harengus chromosome 21, Ch_v2.0.2, whole genome shotgun sequence genomic window:
- the mmadhca gene encoding metabolism of cobalamin associated Da isoform X1 — translation MASVLCRRARLVSQISGIHGAQRVPPARAFSAAGSSGSDEPYVVVSSQDTAGPRTIWPDEHMGPFGQKDQRFQLPGNVGFACHLEGTGPYKKGPVHRTVPDVLTSPSNSERHEFVLAQFVSEFQGKEIPLVAQRVSRAEQYFDHSNIECSMHPCPELLKKELELFFPAAPAGSLMVVTVTQKTLGIEGEDLDLERQQLLDKFVSGAKELCFTLWRGGFWADFINPTTGQAHFGYTSSDSVLKMAESVRHLGFRIEELGSCKVIRHVLTGTHAFAGTLFTNAPSNSHIMESLQGHSSAYEEADI, via the exons ATGGCAAGT GTGCTGTGCCGTAGAGCGAGACTGGTGTCACAGATCTCCGGGATTCACGGAGCCCAGAGGGTGCCTCCTGCCCGAGCATTCTCCGCCGCTGGGTCGTCGGGGTCGGACGAGCCCTATGTTGTTGTATCGTCACAAGATACAG CAGGACCCAGAACCATATGGCCTGATGAGCACATGGGCCCATTCGGTCAAAAGGATCAGCGGTTTCAGTTGCCAGGCAACGTAGGCTTTGCCTGCCATCTAGAGGGGACAGGACCCTATAAGAAGGGCCCGGTCCACCGGACGGTCCCTGATGTTCTGACCTCCCCGTCCAACAGTGAGAGACACGAGTTTGTGCTGGCACAGTTTGTGTCTGAGTTTCAG GGAAAAGAGATTCCTTTGGTCGCCCAGAGGGTGAGCAGAGCGGAACAGTACTTTGACCACTCAAACATCGAGTGCTCAATGCATCCGTGCCCAGAGCTGTTAAAAAAAG AGTTGGAGTTGTTTTTCCCAGCAGCACCTGCGGGTAGTCTCATGGTTGTCACGGTGACACAGAAGACCCTGGGAATAGAAGGCGAGGACTTGGACCTAGAAAGACAACAGCTCTTAGATAAG TTTGTGAGCGGTGCTAAAGAGTTATGCTTCACCTTGTGGAGAGGTGGATTCTGGGCCGACTTCATAAATCCCACCACGGGACAAGCG CACTTTGGCTACACCTCCAGCGACAGCGTCCTAAAGATGGCGGAGTCCGTGCGGCACTTAGGGTTCCGCATCGAGGAGCTGGGCTCGTGCAAAGTCATCCGGCACGTCTTAACGGGCACGCATGCGTTCGCAGGAACCCTGTTCACCAACGCCCCCTCCAACAGCCACATCATGGAAAGCCTGCAAGGACACTCGAGTGCGTATGAGGAGGCGGACATTTAA
- the mmadhca gene encoding metabolism of cobalamin associated Da isoform X2, with protein sequence MASVLCRRARLVSQISGIHGAQRVPPARAFSAAGSSGSDEPYVVVSSQDTGPRTIWPDEHMGPFGQKDQRFQLPGNVGFACHLEGTGPYKKGPVHRTVPDVLTSPSNSERHEFVLAQFVSEFQGKEIPLVAQRVSRAEQYFDHSNIECSMHPCPELLKKELELFFPAAPAGSLMVVTVTQKTLGIEGEDLDLERQQLLDKFVSGAKELCFTLWRGGFWADFINPTTGQAHFGYTSSDSVLKMAESVRHLGFRIEELGSCKVIRHVLTGTHAFAGTLFTNAPSNSHIMESLQGHSSAYEEADI encoded by the exons ATGGCAAGT GTGCTGTGCCGTAGAGCGAGACTGGTGTCACAGATCTCCGGGATTCACGGAGCCCAGAGGGTGCCTCCTGCCCGAGCATTCTCCGCCGCTGGGTCGTCGGGGTCGGACGAGCCCTATGTTGTTGTATCGTCACAAGATACAG GACCCAGAACCATATGGCCTGATGAGCACATGGGCCCATTCGGTCAAAAGGATCAGCGGTTTCAGTTGCCAGGCAACGTAGGCTTTGCCTGCCATCTAGAGGGGACAGGACCCTATAAGAAGGGCCCGGTCCACCGGACGGTCCCTGATGTTCTGACCTCCCCGTCCAACAGTGAGAGACACGAGTTTGTGCTGGCACAGTTTGTGTCTGAGTTTCAG GGAAAAGAGATTCCTTTGGTCGCCCAGAGGGTGAGCAGAGCGGAACAGTACTTTGACCACTCAAACATCGAGTGCTCAATGCATCCGTGCCCAGAGCTGTTAAAAAAAG AGTTGGAGTTGTTTTTCCCAGCAGCACCTGCGGGTAGTCTCATGGTTGTCACGGTGACACAGAAGACCCTGGGAATAGAAGGCGAGGACTTGGACCTAGAAAGACAACAGCTCTTAGATAAG TTTGTGAGCGGTGCTAAAGAGTTATGCTTCACCTTGTGGAGAGGTGGATTCTGGGCCGACTTCATAAATCCCACCACGGGACAAGCG CACTTTGGCTACACCTCCAGCGACAGCGTCCTAAAGATGGCGGAGTCCGTGCGGCACTTAGGGTTCCGCATCGAGGAGCTGGGCTCGTGCAAAGTCATCCGGCACGTCTTAACGGGCACGCATGCGTTCGCAGGAACCCTGTTCACCAACGCCCCCTCCAACAGCCACATCATGGAAAGCCTGCAAGGACACTCGAGTGCGTATGAGGAGGCGGACATTTAA